A region from the Inhella inkyongensis genome encodes:
- the ubiB gene encoding ubiquinone biosynthesis regulatory protein kinase UbiB, translating into MRRLLRLALILWTFARFGLDDLALSGFKQRRARWLRRLVVMGRSWEQPRGERLRLALERLGPIFVKFGQVLSTRRDLVPPDIAEELAKLQDRVPSFPAAQSRALVERAFGKSIDAVFAQFDAEPVASASIAQVHFARLHDGREVAVKVLRPGMLDVIEDDLGILRILAVWIERLSADGRRLKPREVVAEFDMYLHDELDLVREAANAAQLRRNMDGLDLVLVPEMVWDYCTAEVIVMQRMHGLPISQVERLRAAGVDIKKLARDGVTIFFTQVFRDGFFHADMHPGNILVSTAPETFQRYVALDFGIVGTLSEVDKDYLAQNFVAFFRRDYKRVAELHVESGWVPAQTRVDALEAAIRAVCEPQFDKPLKDISLGQVLLRLFQTSRRFNVEIQPQLVLLQKTLLNVEGLGRQLDPDLDLWATAKPFLERWMDEQVGPRALARVLKKEAPRLAQFLPELPRLLHDALKAQAQNGAETAQRAVLEELRRTNRLLQFALSALLGFVAGGLAVGLISQFWG; encoded by the coding sequence TGACCTGGCCCTGTCGGGCTTCAAGCAGCGCCGGGCGCGCTGGCTGCGCCGCCTGGTGGTCATGGGCCGCAGTTGGGAGCAGCCGCGCGGCGAACGCCTGCGCCTGGCGCTCGAACGCCTGGGGCCGATCTTCGTCAAGTTCGGTCAGGTGCTCTCGACCCGGCGCGATCTGGTGCCGCCCGATATCGCCGAAGAGCTGGCCAAGCTGCAGGACCGCGTGCCCTCCTTCCCGGCCGCGCAGAGCCGGGCCTTGGTGGAGCGGGCCTTTGGCAAGTCCATCGACGCCGTATTTGCGCAGTTCGACGCCGAGCCGGTGGCCAGCGCTTCCATCGCCCAGGTGCATTTCGCCCGCCTGCACGATGGGCGCGAGGTGGCCGTCAAGGTGCTGCGCCCTGGCATGCTCGATGTGATCGAGGACGATCTGGGCATCCTGCGCATCCTGGCGGTGTGGATCGAGCGCCTCAGTGCCGATGGCCGCCGCCTCAAACCCCGTGAGGTGGTGGCCGAGTTCGACATGTATCTGCATGACGAGCTCGACCTCGTGCGCGAGGCCGCCAATGCGGCCCAGCTGCGCCGCAATATGGATGGCCTGGACCTGGTGCTGGTGCCCGAGATGGTGTGGGACTACTGCACCGCCGAGGTCATCGTCATGCAGCGCATGCACGGCCTGCCCATCAGCCAGGTGGAGCGCCTGCGCGCGGCCGGGGTGGACATCAAGAAGCTGGCGCGCGACGGCGTGACCATCTTCTTCACCCAGGTGTTCCGCGACGGCTTTTTCCACGCCGACATGCACCCCGGCAACATCCTGGTGAGCACCGCGCCCGAGACCTTCCAGCGCTATGTGGCGCTGGACTTCGGCATCGTGGGCACGCTTTCCGAGGTCGACAAGGACTACCTGGCGCAGAACTTCGTGGCCTTTTTCCGGCGCGACTACAAGCGCGTGGCCGAGTTGCATGTGGAGTCCGGCTGGGTGCCGGCCCAGACCCGGGTGGATGCGCTGGAAGCTGCCATCCGTGCCGTCTGCGAGCCGCAGTTCGACAAGCCGCTCAAGGACATCTCGCTGGGCCAGGTGTTGCTGCGTCTCTTCCAGACCTCGCGTCGCTTCAATGTCGAGATCCAGCCGCAGCTGGTGCTGCTGCAAAAGACTCTGCTCAATGTCGAGGGCCTGGGACGTCAGCTTGACCCCGACCTCGACCTCTGGGCCACCGCCAAGCCCTTCCTGGAGCGTTGGATGGACGAGCAGGTCGGTCCGCGTGCCCTCGCGCGAGTGTTGAAAAAAGAGGCGCCCCGCCTGGCTCAGTTCCTGCCGGAACTGCCCCGGCTGTTGCACGACGCCCTCAAGGCGCAGGCCCAGAACGGGGCTGAGACGGCCCAGCGCGCCGTGTTGGAGGAGTTGCGCCGCACCAACCGACTGCTGCAGTTTGCGCTTTCGGCCCTGCTGGGCTTTGTGGCGGGTGGCTTGGCGGTGGGTTTGATCAGCCAGTTCTGGGGCTGA